The nucleotide sequence AGCGAGGCGCAACCCCGTGGCTCCATCGAAAGCCGAGCTCACCTGGAAATGCGGTTGCAGCTTCTGCGTGAGGAAGGCGTTGACGTCGGGGTTGTCTTCAATCACCAGCACCAGCGCCTCGCTGCTGGCCAGCGTTGGCAACTCGCCCACGGTGGCGGGCGCGGCGGAAATGCCTTCTTCCAGGGCAAAGGCCGGCGTAACCTGTGGCGCAGCATCCAGCTGCTTCAGCGCTGGCGGCAGTTCCAGCGGCAAGGTCACGACGAACGTACTGCCCTGGCCCGGCTGGCTGGTGAAGGTGAGCTGCCCGAGGTGCAGGCGGGTGAGGCCCAGCGCCAAGGCCAGCCCCATGCCCGAGCCCCGTGCCGCCGACTGCTGCCCCTGATAAAACCACTCGAAAATGTGCGCCCGGTCCTGCTCCGAGATACCCCGGCCGGTGTCTTCCACGCTCACCCGTACGCTGTTCTCGGCGGGCACCAGCTGCAAGCTCACCGTAATCTGGCCCCGGTCGGGCGTGAATTTCAGGGCGTTGCTGAGTAGGTTGAAGAACACCTTGTCGAGAATATTAACGTCGAACCACAGCCGAATAACCGGCTCGGCGGGCAGGAAGCGGAGGGTGATACCGCGCTGCCGGGCTGGCTTCTCGAACACGTCCATGATTTCGCGCACGAAAGCCACGAGGTTGCCCTCAGTGGCGCGCACTGGCATCTTGCCCACGTCAATCTTACGGAAGTCCATGAGCTGATTCACCAGCTGCAACAGCCGCTGGGCGTTGCGCCGGATCAGCCCCAGGTCGTGGCGGTGGGTGGCGGGCAGGTCGGTGTGGCCGGTCAGCATTTCCTCCACGGGCCCCAGAATCAGGGTGAGCGGGGTGCGCAGCTCGTGCGAGAAGTTGGTGAAGAAGCGCAGCTTGGCCTCGGTTTCCACCTTGGCCCGCTCAGCAAATTCCTGCAACTGGTTGCGCTGCGACCTGATTTCCTGGTTCTGCTTGCCCAGCGTTTGGTTGATGCGGCGGTTCACGCGGAACGCCCGGAAGGCCAGCAGCCCCAGCACCGCCGCTCCGAGCAGCGCCGCGGCCAGCACGTACAGTACGGTTTGCTGGCTGGCGTAGGTGTCGCGCTGCTGCCGCAGGAGCTGCTGCTGCCGCTGAATATCCTGCTGCTGGCTGGCAAGCTTCTCGGTCTGTAGCTTCATGATCAGTACGTTGGTCGAGTCGATGACCAGCGTGCCGAGGGTGTTTTCTTTATCGTAGGGCTGCTTGCGCAGGATGCGCATGGCGGTGCGGATGGCTTCCTCGCCGCCCGGTGCGTAAAGCAGGGTGGCGTTAATCACGCCGTCCTGCACCAATTGGATCCCGCCATGGATGCCCGGTAGCCCGTCCACGCCCACAATCTTCACCCGTTGGCTTAAGCCCAGCTGCTTGCACACCTGGTAGGCGCCCAGGGCCAGCCGGTCGTTGTGCGCGAAAATCAAATCCACGTCGGGGTGCTGGCGCAGGACGGCGGGCAGGCGGGCCAGCACCGAGGGCCGCTCCCAGTTGCTGTTGACTTCGCCCACCAACTGCACGTCGGGGTGCGTGGCCAGAGCTTTCGTGAAGCCCCGGTGTCGGTCTACGGCGGGAGAAGTACCGGGCGCGCCCAGCACTTCCAGCACCTTCCCGCGCTGGCCCAGCAGGTTGGCCACGTAGTTGCCGGCCATGCGGCCCACTTCCTCGTTGTTGCCGCCCACGTAGGCCGTGTAGAGTTTGGAGGTGGTGCGCCTATCGAGGATAACCACCGGAATACCGCGGTTGTACACCTCTTCAATAATAGGCGTAACCGGCTCGGTTTCGTTGGCCGAAACAATCAGCAGATCAATGCCTTCCTTGAGAAATTCCTTGATCTGCTGTTCTTGTAAGGCGCTGTTGTACTTGGCGTCCTTCATGCGGAAGCTGACCTCAGGATAGAAGCTCAGTTCCTTGTTCATGCCCGCTAGCATGGCCTGCCGCCAAGCGTCGCCGTTGGTGCACTGCGAAAACCCGATGCGGTACGTGGGCATGGGCTTCTGCTGCGTGCAGCTTGCCAGTGCGCCCAATAAGCTGAACAGCATCAGCCAGTAAGCATAAAAATCCCGGCGCAGTTGATTTCTCGGGGAGAAGGGGCGCAGAGGACCAAGCGTTGCTTTCATAATAGACGCTCTTGTGCTGCCAAGAGTATCTCAAAGCTAAACAAGTTTTCAGGCCGATGCGAGCATGCCACTTGCGAAGCAACTCAAGCTCAACGCTATTATCCGTTCTGTGTCTACTCGCAGTGCAGGGTGGTAAGCTTAAATAGCAGGCAATGTGGTGCACCAGCGAAATAGCCCTTCAACTTCTTATTGCCTTGGCTACTATATACTATGTGTCTTGCTGGGCGCTTATTTAAAATTATATAGATTGCCAAGATAATGCTAAAAGGATTTAGCATTATCTTGGCAATCCGTAGTCTGCTGTTCGCTCATGCTCGGTTGTTGCCTGGTGTGGGAGCAGGGTAGTTGCCACACCTTATGTGTTCCGCAACAGCAACCACTCTATGCTTCACTCAAAAAACTGCCTTATTCATGTCCTCGTAGCTCCGACTTAACTGTTCGTTTTCAGCTTACTAGCTTCGCCGCAGACGCTGCTCGCTTGGCACCGCTTCAAGGGGGTGTAACCCCAGCCGTGGTAGGTGCTCCCGCTAAGCTGAACGCTTATTGCTTTCTAAAACCCGCTCACCTTTAGTTTACTTATGTTCCGCACTCACCATCGAAAAAGTCCCATGCCCGCGTTGAAAAAGTTATGTTGGTTGCTGATTTGCGGTCTGTTTTATAGCAGCGCCAACGCGCAACAAGCCCTGCCCCTTAGCGGCAAGTGGGAGTTCCGCAAAGCCAACGACAGCAAATGGGGTGCGGCCACCGTGCCCGGCACCGTGCACACCGATTTGCTGGCCACCAAGCAAATCCAAGACCCGTTCTACCGCGTCAACGAGAAAGACCAGCAATGGATTGGCAAAACCGATTGGGAATACAAAACCACGTTTGCCGTCGATGCCAACCAACTCAAGAGCGACAAACTGTACTTGGTGTTTGAGGGCTTGGACACCTACGCCGATGTATATGTGAACGACGTGAAGGTGCTGGTGGCCGACAACATGTTTCGGCAGTGGAAAAAAGACGTCAAGCCGCAACTCAAAGCCGGCAATAACGCCTTGCGGGTGTATTTCCATGCTCCCATGGTGAAGGGCGACGAGCTATTTAAGAGCCTGCCGTTTCAGGTGCCCGCCAGCGACAACGACCAGGCTGGCCCCGGCGAAAACAGAGTGAGCGTGTTCACGCGCAAGGCCGGCTACCACTACGGCTGGGACTGGGGTCCGCGCCTAGTTACCTCTGGTATCTGGCGCCCCGTGTACTTGGTGCCTATGAGCGTAGCGCACATTCAGGACCTGTTCATCAAGCAGAAAAAACTAACCACCGAGCAGGCCGATTTAGAGGCCCGCTTGG is from Hymenobacter tibetensis and encodes:
- a CDS encoding substrate-binding domain-containing protein, with product MKATLGPLRPFSPRNQLRRDFYAYWLMLFSLLGALASCTQQKPMPTYRIGFSQCTNGDAWRQAMLAGMNKELSFYPEVSFRMKDAKYNSALQEQQIKEFLKEGIDLLIVSANETEPVTPIIEEVYNRGIPVVILDRRTTSKLYTAYVGGNNEEVGRMAGNYVANLLGQRGKVLEVLGAPGTSPAVDRHRGFTKALATHPDVQLVGEVNSNWERPSVLARLPAVLRQHPDVDLIFAHNDRLALGAYQVCKQLGLSQRVKIVGVDGLPGIHGGIQLVQDGVINATLLYAPGGEEAIRTAMRILRKQPYDKENTLGTLVIDSTNVLIMKLQTEKLASQQQDIQRQQQLLRQQRDTYASQQTVLYVLAAALLGAAVLGLLAFRAFRVNRRINQTLGKQNQEIRSQRNQLQEFAERAKVETEAKLRFFTNFSHELRTPLTLILGPVEEMLTGHTDLPATHRHDLGLIRRNAQRLLQLVNQLMDFRKIDVGKMPVRATEGNLVAFVREIMDVFEKPARQRGITLRFLPAEPVIRLWFDVNILDKVFFNLLSNALKFTPDRGQITVSLQLVPAENSVRVSVEDTGRGISEQDRAHIFEWFYQGQQSAARGSGMGLALALGLTRLHLGQLTFTSQPGQGSTFVVTLPLELPPALKQLDAAPQVTPAFALEEGISAAPATVGELPTLASSEALVLVIEDNPDVNAFLTQKLQPHFQVSSAFDGATGLRLAAESIPDLIVCDVMLPEISGLDVVAQLKGDWRTSHIPVVLLTARNAPEQQVEGVQAGADLYLTKPFNPTFLLESLRTLLANRDKMREHFRRELSVDTVTVAPQRVDQKFLADLTAIVEANLGRSDLSVEDVARSLGISRVQLYRKVKAVLGTGVTDFIQGIRLTKARQLLLDDEQTIAEVAYQLGFSSPSYFSTSFKARYQVSPSEFRALHTTPSV